The Pongo abelii isolate AG06213 chromosome 3, NHGRI_mPonAbe1-v2.0_pri, whole genome shotgun sequence DNA window ttgacTTGAGGAAGTTTTGCACCTGGAGAGGCTGCCAAGAGGATGGAGCTGGGCCCGGGGAGGCTGCCTTGCAGCTCTTCCAGGCCCAATTCCAGGCCAACTTGAGGATGACTTGGGCTTgcagaggctgccgggaggccGGAGCTGGCCCTGGAGAGACCGACTCAAGGGcagtctgggcctgcagaggccaccaggaggaagagctgggcctggagaggccaacTGGAGGAAGTCCAGTGCCTGGAGCGGATGCAAAGGAGCAAACGCTAGGCCGCGAAATGCCGCCATGACGTCCCAGCTTGGCctccgggaggcaggagctgggcctgcggaggCCGCCCTGAGGTGGGAGCCTGGCCCGAGGAGGCCACGGTGCCAGGCAAcaggtgggcctggagggcccaCTGTGAGGTAGAGGCCGGGCCTCTAGAGGCCaacgggaggcaggagctggcacCGGAGGGGCCCTCATTGAGGACGCGTTgcgcctggagaggccgccaggaggccggagctgggcctggagaggccgacttcaGGACAatttgggcctgcagaggccactGGGAGGCCCAAGCTGGGCCTAGAGGAGCCCACCGACCGGACGCCGTTTGGGGCCTGGAGACGCTTTcggagggcaggagctgagcctggCGAGGCCACcgtgaggcctgagctgggcctggggagcttGGCTTCTGCAAGTTGTGGGCCTACCAGGGCCACTGGGAGCTAGGCGGGAGCTGAGTCCAAAGAGGTTGTTGGGAGGCCGGAGTCGGGCCTGGAGATGCAGCAGGGAGGAAGAACTGGGCCCAGAGAGAATGCCGGGAGGCTGCaagtgggtctggagaggccgacttgaggaggcccagcctctgcctccctcatggcggcctctgcaggcccagctgtTCCTCCTGGCTGTGtctcccagcccagctcctgACTCCCAGCAAGCAAGCTCTTTTTGCTCAGCTCCTGCTGGCATTTGTAGGCCCCGAAGTTTCTGCAGCCAAGCTCTTCAGGCCCACGTCCTGCCTCCTGGTGGCCTGTACAGGCCCAGCTTTGGCTGGAGAAGAGCCTCTGCAGGCCCCGCTGTTGCCTCCCAGGGGAATCTCCAGACCCAGCTGTCGTCCCACGGCGGCCTCCCGGGACCaagtccctgcctgcctcctggcaGCCCACGTgcagcccagctcctccctcacgGTGGCCTGTTcaggcccaactcatgcctctggcaccctgcccagaggcgtgagcccctgcctcacactggcctctctcacgctgagaggtcctccatcacgctggcctgttgaggcccagctcatgactccggtggcctctccagacccagccCCTGCCTCGCTGAGGCCATCCGGAGGCCAAGCTCATGCGTCatggcggcctctcccggcctggCATTTGCTCCCTTGCATGCACTCCAGACCCTGCacttcctccagtcggcctctccaggcccagctcttcctctcaGCGGACTCTACAGGCCCAAGTCATCCTCAAGTTGGCCACCCCAGGCCTGCAGACACCACCGGGAGGCAGGACAGGCCGACTTGACGAcagtctgggcctgcagaggccgccgggaggaagagctgggcctggagaggccgactggaggaagtGCAGGGCTTGGAGCGCATGCAAAGGAGCAAACGccaggccgggagaggccgccgtgaCGCATGAGCTTGGCCTCCGGAGGGCCTCcgcgaggcaggagctgggcctgcggaggCCGCCCCGAGGCGGGAGCCTGGCCGGAGGAGGCCACGGCGAGGCaagaggtgggcctggagggcccaCTGTTGAGGTAGAGGCTGGGCATCTAGAAGCCACCAGCCaacaggcaggggctgggcctggagaggccaccagagTCATGAGCTGGGCCTCAAAAAGCTACCGTGAGGGAGCACCTCTCTCAGCGTGacagaggtcctctgagagaggtcctctgagagggatcctctgagagaggtcctctgagaggggtcctctctcacgctgcgagaggtcctctgagaggggtcctctctcacgctgcgagaggtcctctctcacgctgaggtcCTCTTTCACACTGAGAAGTcccagcgtgagagaggacctctctcagcgtgagagaggccagtgtgaggcaggggctcaagCCTCTgagcagggtgccagaggcacgagttgggcctcaacaggccagcgtgagagaagccctctgagaggggtcctctctcacgctgagaggtccTCTTAGAGGGGttctctctcacgctgagagaggtcctctgagaggggtcctctctcacgctgagagaggtcctctgagaggggtcctctctcacgctgacaGAGGTCCCTTCTCACGCAgaaagaggtcctctctcacactgagaggTCCTCTAACatgtcctctctcacgctgagagaggccagtgtgtggtaggggctcacgcctctgggcagggtgccagaggcatgaattgggcctcaacaggccagcatGAGGGAGGAACTCTCTCAGTGTGAGGGAGTTCCTCTGAGAGGGATCCTCTttcagcgtgagagaggtcctctgagggggtcctctctcacgctgagaggggtcctctcacaggtcctctctcacactgagagaggtcctctcacaggtcctctctcacgctgacgtcctctctcacactgagagaagtcctagcgtgagagaggacctctctcagcgtgagagaggccagtgtgaggcaggggctcatgcctctgggcagggtgccaaaggcatgagttgggcctcaacaggccaccatgagggaggagctgggccgctcgcaggctgccgggaggcaggcagggagttgGCCCCGGGAGGCCGCCGTGGGTCGAGAGCCGGGCctggagaggcccctgggaggcaaGAGCAGGGCCTGCAGAGGCTGTTCTCCAGCCAGAGCTGGGCCAGTTCAGGCAccgggaggcaggaggtgggcaTGAAGAGCTTGGCTGGAGAAAGTTCGGGGCCTACAAAGGCCAgcgggagctgggcaggagctgagccaaaagagcttgcttgctgggaggccagagctgggcctggagaggccgacttcaGGATGACCTGGGCCTGCAGAGGTTGCCGGGAGGCCCAAGCTGGGCCAGGAGGAGTCCACCGACCGGACGCCGTTTGGGGCCTGGAGACGCTGTCggggggcaggagctgagcctggagaggccaccgtgaggcctgagctgggcctggggagcttGGCTTCAGCAAGTTGTGGGCCTACCAGGGCCGCTGGGAGCTGGGCGGGAGCTGAGTCCAAAGAGGTTGTTGAGAGGCAGGAGTAGGGCCTGGAGATGCAGCAGGGAGGAAGAACTGGGCCCAGAGAGGATGCCGGGAGGCTGCaagtgggtctggagaggccgacttgaggaggcccagcctctgcctccctcatggcGGTCTCTGCAGGCCCAGCTGTTCCTCCAGGCTGCGtctcccagcccagctcctgactcccagcaagcaagctcttttggctcagctcctgcTGGCGTTTGTAGGCCCCGAAGTTTCTGCAGCCAAGCTCTTCAGGCCCACGTCCTGCCTCCCAGTGGCCTGTACAGGCCCAGCTCTGGCTAGAGAAGAGCCTCTGCAGGCCCCGCTGttgcctcccaggggcctctccagACCAGCTGTCGCCCCACGGCGGCCTCCCGGGACCaagtccctgcctgcctcctggcaGCCCGCGTgcagcccagctcctccctcacgGTGGCCTGTTcaggcccaactcatgcctctggcaccctgcccagaggcgtgagcccctgcctcacactggcctctctcacgctgagagaagtCCTCcatcacgctggcctgttgaggcccagctCATGACTCTGGTGGCCTCTCTAGGTCCAGCCCCTGCCTCGCGGAGGCCCTCCGGAGGCCAAGCTCATGCGTCACagcggcctctcccggcctggCATTTGCTCCCTTGCATGCGCTCCAGACCCTGCacttcctccagtcggcctctccaggcccagctcttcctcccagcCACCTCTACAGGCCCAAGTCGTCCTCAAGTTGGCCACCCCGGGCCTGCAGAGGCCACCGAGAGGCAGGACAGGCCGACTTGATGACAGTCTGGGACTGCAGAGGCGGCCGGGAGGCAGGACAGGCCGACTTGACGAcagtctgggcctgcagaggccgccgggaggaagagatgggcctggagaggccgactggaggaagtGCAGGGCCTGGAGCGCATGCAAAGGAGCAAACGccaggccgggagaggccgccgtgaCGCATGAGCTTGGCCTCCGGAGGGCCtccgtgaggcaggagctgggcctgcggtGGCCATCCCGAGGCGGGAGCCTGGCCCGAGGAGGCCATGGCGAGGTaagaggtgggcctggagggcccaCTGTTGAGGTAGAGGCTGGGCCTCTAGAATCCGCCAGCCAACAGGCAGGgactgggcctggagaggccaccagagTCATGAGCTGGGCCTCAACAAGCTACCgtcagggaggacctctctcagcgtgagagaggtcctctgagaggggtactctctcacgctgagagaggtcctctgagaggggtcctctctcatgCTGAGAGATGTCCTCTGACAGGTCCTCTCTCATGCTgaggtcctctctcacactgagaactcctagcgtgagagaggacctctctcagcgtgagagaggccagtgtgagggaGGGGCTCACGCAGGGTGCCATAGGCATGAGtctgggcctcaacaggccagcgtgagagcggccctctgagaggggtcctctctcacactgagaggTCCTCttagaggggtcctctctcacgctgagagaggtcctctgagaggggtcctctctcacgctgagagaggtcctctgagaggggtcctctctcacgctgagaggtcctctgagaggggtcctctctcacgctgagagaggtcccttCTCACGCTgaaagaggtcctctctcacactgagaggTCCTCTAACatgtcctctctcacgctgaggtcctctctcatgctgagagaagtcctagcgtgagagaggacctcagcgtgagagaggccagtgtgtggcaggggctcacgcctctgggcagggtgccagaggcatgaattgggcctcaacaggccagcgtgagggAAGACCTCTCTCAGTGTGAGGGAGTTCCTCTGAGAGGGatcctctctcacactgagagaggtcctctcacaggtcctctctcacgctgacgtcctctctcacgctgagagaagtcctagcgtgagagaggtcctctctcagcgtgagagaggccagtgtgaggcaggggctcacgcctctgggcagggtgccaaaggcatgagttgggcctcaacaggccaccatgagggaggagctgggctgcTCGCAGGTTgccgggaggcaggcagggagttgGCCCCGGGAGGCCGCCGTGGGTTGAGAGCCGGGCCTGGAGAGGCCCCTGGGAAGCAAGAGTGGGGCCTGCAGAGACTGTTCTCCAGCCAGAGCTGGGCCAGTTCAGGCAccgggaggcaggaggtgggcaTGAAGAGCTTGGCTGGAGAAAGTTCGGGGCCTACAAAGGCCAgcgggagctgggcaggagctgagccaaaagAGCTTGCTTGCTGGGAGGCCGGAGCTGGGCTTGGAGAGGCCGACTTCAGGATGACTTGGGCCTGCAGAGGTTGCTATGAGGCCCAAGCTGGGCCAGGAGGAGTCCACCAACCGGACGCCATTTGGAGCCTGGAGACACCATcggagggcaggagctgagcctggagaggccaccgtgaggcctgagctgggcctggggagcttGGCTTCAGCAAGTTGTGGGCCTACCAGGGCCGCCGGGAGCTGGGCGGGAGCTGAGTCCAAAGAGGTTGTTGGGAGGCCGGAGTCGGGCCTGGAGACGCAGCCGGGAGGAAGAACTGGGCCCAGAGAGGATGCCGGGAGGCTGCaagtgggtctggagaggccgacttgagGAGGCCCAGACTCTGCCTCCCTCatggcggcctctgcaggcccagctgtTCCTCCAGGCTGCATCTCCCAACCCAGCTCCTGACTCCCAGCAACCAAGCTCTTTTTGCTCAGCTCCTGCTGGCGTTTGTAGGCCCCGAAGTTTCTGCAGCCAAGCTCTTCAGGCCCACGTCCTGCCTCCCAGTGGCCTGTACAGGCCCAGCTCTGGCTGGAGAAGAGCCTCTGCAGGCCCCGCTGttgcctcccaggggcctctccagacccagctGTCACCCCACGGCGGCCTCCCGGGACCaagtccctgcctgcctcctggcaGCCCGCGTgcagcccagctcctccctcacgGTGGCCTGTTcaggcccaactcatgcctctggcaccctgcccagaggcgtgagcccctgcctcacactggcctctctcacgctgagaggtcctccatcacgctggcctgttgaggcccagctcatgactccagtggcctctccaggcccagctcctgcctcgcgGCGGCCCTCCGGAGGCCAAGCTCATGCGTCACGGCGGCCTCTCTCGGCCTGGCATTTGCTCCCTTGCATGCACTCCAGACCCTGCacttcctccagtcggcctctagaggcccagctcttcctcccagtGGCCTCTAGAGGCCCAAGTCGTCCTCAAGTTGGCCACCCCAGGCCTGCAGAGGCCGCTGGGAGGCAGGGCAGGCCGACTTGATGAcagtctgggcctgcagaggccgccgggaggaagagctgggcctggagaggccgactggaggaagtGCAGGGCCTGGAGCACATGCAAAGGAGCAAACGccaggccgggagaggccgccgtgaCGTATGAGCTTGGCCTCCGGAGGGCCtccgtgaggcaggagctgggcctgcggaggCCGTCCCGAGGCGGGAGCCTGGCCCGAGGAGGCCACGGCGAGGTaagaggtgggcctggagggcccaCTGTTGAGGTAGAGGCTGGGCCTCTAGAAGCCGCCAGCCaacaggcaggggctgggcctggagaggccaccagagTCATGAGCTGGGCCTCAACAAGCTaccgtgagggaggacctctctcagtgtgagagaggtcctctgagaggggtcctctctcacgctgagagaggtcctctgacagatcctctctcacgctgaggtcctctctcacactgagaagTCCTAGCGTgggagaggacctctctcagcgtgagagaggccagtgtgaggcaggggctcaggcctctgggcagggtgccagaggcatgagttgggcctcaacaggccagcgtgagagaagccctctgagaggggtcctctctcacgctgagaggtcctcttagaggggtcctctctcaccctgagagaggtcctctgagaggggtcctctctcacgctgagagaggtcctctgagaggggtcctctctcacgctgagagaggtcccttCTCACGCTgaaagaggtcctctctcacgctgagaggtccTCTAACATGTCCTCTCTCATGCTGAGAGAGGCCAATGTGAGGCGGGtgctcacgcctctgggcagggtgccagaggcatgaaTTGGGCCTCAACTggccagcgtgagggaggacctctctcagcgtgagagagatcctctgagaggggtcctctcttaGCGTGAGAGAGGTTCTCTGAGAGGGTcctctctcagtgtgagagaggtcctctcacaggacctctctcacgctgagacaggtcctctcacaggtcctctctcatgctgaggtcctctctcacgctgagagaagtcctagcgtgagagaggccagtgtgaggcaggggctcacgcctctgggcagaGTGCCAaaggcatgagttgggcctcaacaggccaccatgagggaggagctgggccgctcgcaggctgccgggaggcaggcagggagttgGCCCCGGGAGGCCGCCGTGGGTCGAGAGCCGGGCctggagaggcccctgggaggcaaGAGCGGGGCCTGCAGAGGCTGTTCTTCAGCCAGAACTGGGCCAGTTCAGGCAccgggaggcaggaggtgggcgTGAAGTGCTTTGTTGGAGAAAGTTCGGGGCCTACAAAGGCCAgcgggagctgggcaggagctgagccaaaagAGCTTCCTTGCTGGGAGgccggagctgggcctggagaggccgacttcaGGATGATCTGGGCCTGCAGAAGTTGCCGGGAGGCCCAAGCTGGGCCAGAAGGAGCCCACCGGCCGGACGCCGTTTGGAGCCTGGAGACGCCGTcggagggcaggagctgagcctggagaggccaccatgaggcctgagctgggcctggggagcttGGCTTCAGGAAGTTGTGGGCCTACCAGGGCCACCGGGAGCTGGGCGGGAGCTGAGTCCAAAGAGTTGTTGGGAGGCCGGAGTCGGGCCTGGAGACGCAGCCGGGAGGAAGAACTGGGCACAGAGAGGACGCCGGGAGGCTGCaagtgggtctggagaggccaACTTGAGGAGGTTCTGGGCCCGCAGAGGCCGCCGGAAGGGAAAaactgggcctggaaaggccatTGTGAGGAATGAGCCCCATGGGCCTGAAGAGGCCACTggcaggcgggagctgggcctgctgaagcggctgagaggcaggagcttTGGACTGGGGAGGCCGCAGTGAGGCGAGGGCTAGCTGGGCGTGGATAGTCTGctgtgaggcagaggctgggcctgtGCAGGCCTTCGGGAGGCAGGAGgccgggcctggagaggccgactggaggtCAAATtcgggcctgcagaggccgccaaAAGTCAAAAGCGGGGCCTGGGAAGGCTGCCAGGAGgcatgagctgggctgggctgaaagaggccactgggaggcaggaggagctgggtCTGGAGAGGCTGACTCGAGGAACTTTTGCACCCGGAGAGGCCGCCGAGAGGCTGGAGCTGGGCCTGTGGAGGCCGACTTGAGGACGACCTGGGCCTGCAGAGGTCAACGGGAGGCAGGAGCTGACCCTGGACAGGCCAACTTGACAACAGTCTGGGCCTGCAGCGGCCaccgggaggaagagctgggcctggagaggcccacTTGAGGAACTTCTGGGTCTGGAGATGCTGCCAAAAGGCAAAAGCTGGGCCAGAATGGCCACTGTGAGGCATAAGTTTGCCCTAGAGAGGCCATTGAGGTAGGAGTGGGGCCTGTAGAGGCTGCTGAAAGGCAGGAGCTTGGCCTAGGGGGTTGCGGTGAGGCACATGCTGGGCTGGGAAAGTgtgctgtgaggcagaggttgagccGTAGATGCTGACGGAAGGCACGAGTTGGGCCTGGAATGGCAGACTTGAGAAAGTTCTCGGTCTAGAGAAGGTGCTGGgatgcaggagctgggcctggagaggccaccaagGCATGAGCTGTGCCTAAAGAGGCCAATGTTAGGCAGGAGCTgtgcctggagaggccgacttgagGAAGTTTCGGGCACGGACAGCCTGTCgaggggcaggagctgggcc harbors:
- the LOC129059161 gene encoding uncharacterized protein LOC129059161 produces the protein MTLVASPGPAPACWLAASRGPASTSTVGPPGPPLTSPWPPRARLPPRDGLRRPSSCLTEALRRPSSYVTAASPGLAFAPLHVLQALHFLQSASPGHREGGAGLHAGCQEAGRDLVPGGRRGVTAGSGEAPGRQQRGLQRLFSSQSWACTGHWEAGRGPEELGCRNFGAYKRQQELSKKSLVAGSQELGWEMQPGGTAGPAEAAMREAESGPPQVGLSRPTCSLPASSLGPVLPPGCVSRPDSGLPTTSLDSAPAQLPAALVGPQLAEAKLPRPSSGLTVASPGSAPALRWCLQAPNGVRLVDSSWPSLGLIATSAGPSHPEVGLSKPSSGLPASKLFWLSSCPAPAGLCRPRTFSSQALHAHLLPPGA